Proteins encoded together in one Mus caroli chromosome 4, CAROLI_EIJ_v1.1, whole genome shotgun sequence window:
- the Actl7a gene encoding actin-like protein 7A has translation MSLDGVWAPQTANIGDGPAKKASDQASMQTQVLQTASLKDGPAKRAVWVRRDNAETEDPVKSTMSKDRPRLEVTKAVVVDLGTGFCKCGFAGLPKPTHKISTTVGKPYMETAKTGDNRKETFVGHELFNPDIHLKLVNPLRHGIIVDWDTVQDIWEYLFRQEMKIAPEEHAVLVSDPPLSPHTNREKYAEMLFETFNTPAMHIAYQSRLSMYSYGRTSGLVVEVGHGVSYVVPIYEGYPLPSITGRLDYAGSDLTTYLMNLMNNSGKHFSEDHLGIVEDIKTRCCFVALDPIEEKKIPAPEHEIHYTLPDGKEGPTVEREKNTLKVVL, from the coding sequence ATGTCTCTGGATGGTGTGTGGGCTCCACAGACAGCAAACATAGGGGACGGACCTGCCAAGAAAGCTAGTGACCAGGCCTCCATGCAGACACAGGTCCTCCAAACCGCTTCCCTAAAAGATGGCCCAGCAAAAAGGGCGGTATGGGTCCGTCGGGACAATGCTGAGACAGAAGACCCTGTTAAGTCAACTATGTCCAAGGATAGGCCAAGACTAGAGGTAACCAAAGCAGTGGTTGTGGACCTGGGCACTGGCTTCTGTAAATGTGGCTTTGCTGGCCTGCCAAAGCCCACTCATAAGATCTCAACAACAGTGGGCAAGCCCTACATGGAGACGGCCAAGACTGGGGATAATCGCAAAGAGACGTTTGTGGGGCACGAGCTCTTTAACCCAGATATACATCTCAAGCTGGTCAACCCCCTGCGTCATGGCATCATTGTGGACTGGGACACAGTACAGGACATCTGGGAATACCTCTTCCGACAGGAGATGAAGATCGCCCCAGAGGAACACGCGGTCCTGGTTTCAGACCCACCCCTGAGTCCTCATACCAACAGAGAGAAGTATGCCGAGATGCTGTTTGAGACCTTCAACACACCTGCAATGCACATCGCCTACCAGTCCCGCCTGTCCATGTACTCCTACGGACGCACCTCTGGCCTGGTGGTGGAGGTTGGACATGGTGTGTCCTATGTGGTCCCCATCTATGAGGGTTATCCTTTGCCCAGCATCACGGGGAGGCTAGACTATGCAGGTTCTGACCTAACCACCTACCTGATGAACCTGATGAACAACTCTGGAAAACACTTCTCTGAGGACCATCTCGGTATTGTGGAGGACATCAAGACGAGGTGCTGCTTCGTGGCCCTGGACCCCATTGAAGAGAAGAAAATCCCTGCCCCTGAACATGAGATCCATTATACCCTGCCTGATGGGAAAGAG